CGGAGACCAGTACGCCACCGACGTCGACAAGTACCTCTACTCCAAGAACAGCAAGTCATACTCGACCGTCGACCGTGAGCGCAACCAGCCAACACTCGTCAAGATCCCACGCGAGTGCATCGCTACCCGTGAGCTGCTCCTCGCTATCGAGGACGGCCTCATCCTGAAGCACAAGGCAAAGGCCCAGAAGCTCCTGACCGAAAAGTCCAACACCCCGGTCATCAGCTACGACCGCTCATACCACGTTGCCCCTCGCCGCTCCTCACCTGTCACTGAGATCATCGAGCGCCAGCCGCGCACAGTCAAGAGCCGCCGCGTTATCGTCTACCCTTCTCCGCACCGTGGATCCTCCAGCCGTGGCTCCCCATCCAGGGGATCGCTCTACGACTCGGACGCAGCTGACCGTATCGAGCGGGTTAAAGAGTCCTCGCGCATCTACCGGCCGGCTGAGTACCACCGCTGAATCTATGGAACAATGCCGCACCGCACTGTACCGTCCACGTCTCGATGTCTAACACTGCCGATTCGATCAACCATCTGTCAAACTGCAGCCAGGTGCTCACTACAACCCTCGGGTCGGGGCcaccccccaaaccccaTTAGAGTGAACCGGATTCACCGCGCACATCTATTCTAAGGGTTTGCTATCCATGAGTTGATAACACCCACGGGTCCATTCCTCATGCGATTACCCCATTGGAGCCGTCCTAGACGGCCTCTTTCTTACCACGCAATAATACATCCAAATTGCGATTCGCTTTTCAAACATGGCGTCGAAAAAGAACCCCGaccagaaaaaaaagtgaTAATTCCATCAAAAGCAGAAAAACATTGAGCTTCGCTTGCCTTGTTCTTACTGGTTAATTCCCATGAGTCACTCAGCTCATGCATATTTGGCTTCGAGCTTCTGCACCAAGGAGGTCCCCGCATTGAAGGATTGGATTTATCCACTGCTATTGGATATTTTCCACACCTAGCTGATTCATGTATTCTTGCACTGTCTTCCATTACTATTTCCTTTGTTCAAGTTATGTCTTATGCTAGTTAAACAATCAAGAGTCATTCGATTCACATCCATTCAAGCAAAAGTATCCACCTAGTCCTCTGGTAGATAGCATACTACACCTTTGTGAAATCCTCTACAACATTCCTACCTCAGGCCCCCCGCCCCACACTCACAAAGGGTAGTCTAGTCTCGTCCCAATCCCGTCCCCGAAACCAAGGCATGCACAAACCGATCCCTCTGTAGTCGACACAAGAACCATCCGCCCTGAAGATGACATGccccaccaccccctccCCTCTTCAGATCTAGGCAGTGACTCACTTGCTCACTCAGAACCTTACCTAACCTTGCTTTTCCCATATTAACTAACTATCCTCGTCTTTCCTATTCAAATTCAATACGATCCACCGCCCAGAACTAGACCCTGCTGGTACGTGGAACGGttcgacaaggacaaggacaagctCGTCAACCAAAGGGAGCGATGCGCCCTGCATATGCACCCATCCACGTAAATCACATCGGATGATCGGAACATTTCCAATAGGTAATTCGGATAAATTGCCTAGGGAACACAATACATAACACGGTGGCGAATATGCGGCTCAATAggcatccatccatccatggTTGTGATAGGTTGGTATAGGTAGGCTCCATACATACATTCTATAATGTATACGTGGCTACTGGCTAGATTTTCAGAGGTGAGGGGTATCGGTTCTGGGCTCTTCTCTCCGTTTCATTCAAGGATTCATAAAATGCGGTAGAATAGAGAGGGTTCACCCCGACCGAGGGTGAAAGAGAGAGtgtgtggtggtggtggtgcgaGTGGGGGCGGGGATGCAAGGCGTTTTTCTGTGGCACAGACTAACACAGCTAACACGAGGGTTCAGCTGGTATCTCGCCAGGCTGATTTGGCCAGAGCCTGATTATTAATTCATAAAAACTAAccaactaactaactaaggaagaaaggaataTAGGAGTTTCCGTTTATTTGGTTTGAAATGGACGAGGTGCTCCAATCGGGTGTCGTTTGTATTGTTGGTTAGGGTTGGGTGTATACACGCTCCTATTGAGTGTTTTATTTATGGTGCCTGGTTAGGCTGACACTAGAATAGGACTGGAGTGGCAAACGGAAGTTGTCTGTGTTCCAGCTGGGACTTGACGTCGTCTGTATATTCCTGTTAGAGGTGGTTAGCTTCCCTCCCTGCTTCTATAGCTATACTCAGCAGAGGTGTCACTGTCTGTCTTCTGTATGGAGTTTCCAATATCTCATCAGTGGAGTAGGATGAAACTGTGACATCGCATGCGATCGAACAGATATCGTTGAATGGCCTCGGACCAAGAAGGCCGTTATAAAGCTATAAAGACTAGAAAGTCCTATAAGTGACTACTGAGAATTCGCAACTAGATTTTGATTCTTCTACCTAACtcctattataataaccgagaattatattatatcagACACCCTGCCCTAACTGATAAGCAATAGAACCATACAGAAGAGAACGAGACTCTAAACAAGAAATGGCGAAGACGGAAATTCCGGCCATGAACCGCAACGGAAAGAACCGGATTACAGGATTAGGGCAACTCTGCCAAAGACCGCACTGGCCAACTGCAACTCGGAACTGTCGACTGGTGTGGTCGCCTGACGCCTAAACGGGACCAGATCAGATCCGGAACCAGACCCGATACTTGATTCCTGCTTCAACATTTAATGGCCATAGTGGATGTACCCAACCGATCTACAACCCCGCACGCGTAGTGGATGGGTGTCTCAGAAGCAGAGGGCGGGAAGGTTCATAGCTCAGGGAGAACCCGATTCTCCGACTCGATGCGCCCTCCCTCCATCCAAGATAAGGGGACCATGTGACTGGTTTAGTTGCGAATCTTTGCGAATCTCTGCTCAGAGGAGTGGAGGAGAGATGTGGCGAAGCGTTGCTCCCGCGCGGATCAGACCGCGACTAAAGCAGAGAACGGACCATCTTGCAGGGGTGGTGCAGAGTTGGGCGGATGAGCGGCTGGGATGGTCATGCGGCCAGTCAGATGGTTTT
This is a stretch of genomic DNA from Aspergillus puulaauensis MK2 DNA, chromosome 8, nearly complete sequence. It encodes these proteins:
- a CDS encoding uncharacterized protein (COG:S;~EggNog:ENOG410PYW2), producing MPAPVIVNSHPVLPVRELGADEEYVMESFERHADHCYQCNDPFRTHQEGRQLCDRGDQYATDVDKYLYSKNSKSYSTVDRERNQPTLVKIPRECIATRELLLAIEDGLILKHKAKAQKLLTEKSNTPVISYDRSYHVAPRRSSPVTEIIERQPRTVKSRRVIVYPSPHRGSSSRGSPSRGSLYDSDAADRIERVKESSRIYRPAEYHR